In Maridesulfovibrio sp., a single genomic region encodes these proteins:
- a CDS encoding MotA/TolQ/ExbB proton channel family protein, protein MLTSLTGYISSMAVILQYVMFCGIFFLAVFLVGYFIGYKWFLRLGYEPCKDFEIPVSDRDLLCVKIQKVYYQAWQRYSDEISKSGEKREPADNYNNLNDSIEKTNSSEDIARSLKSALTPPEAFLQDAVFQYGLDVFESKILIPYENLVNLFPPLGFLGTIIGMTMLFMDSKGDVKSSLSTAGMGTALFSTIIALVAYLVFESFKMGFQPRAEKCIRRSIEYAKSKCAAEGKTS, encoded by the coding sequence ATGCTGACCAGCCTCACAGGGTACATCAGTTCTATGGCCGTTATTCTTCAGTACGTCATGTTCTGCGGGATATTTTTTCTGGCCGTTTTTCTGGTTGGATATTTCATTGGGTACAAGTGGTTTTTGCGTTTGGGATACGAACCCTGCAAAGATTTTGAAATACCTGTTTCCGATAGAGACCTGCTGTGCGTCAAGATTCAGAAGGTCTATTATCAGGCCTGGCAACGCTATTCGGATGAGATTTCTAAATCGGGTGAAAAGAGGGAGCCTGCTGACAACTACAACAATCTTAATGACAGCATTGAGAAAACAAATTCCTCTGAAGATATCGCCCGGTCTTTGAAATCGGCTTTGACTCCTCCAGAAGCCTTTTTGCAGGACGCTGTGTTTCAATACGGACTTGATGTTTTTGAAAGCAAGATTCTCATTCCTTACGAAAATCTGGTCAACCTGTTTCCCCCGCTGGGCTTTCTGGGAACTATTATAGGGATGACCATGCTGTTTATGGACTCTAAGGGAGACGTAAAGAGCAGTCTAAGCACCGCCGGTATGGGAACAGCTTTGTTCAGCACAATTATAGCCCTCGTGGCCTATCTTGTTTTCGAATCATTTAAAATGGGTTTTCAGCCCAGAGCTGAAAAGTGCATTCGGCGGTCAATTGAATATGCCAAGTCGAAATGTGCCGCGGAAGGAAAAACATCATGA
- a CDS encoding MBL fold metallo-hydrolase, whose translation MDDAGKINNRIDRKRRRFLKYAVPGVLAGIALPSLSGCLYLQQEKFGRLPEGARLSKIQQSPNYSKGQFHNQVAIKEIVKGGPSVAGFIKYFFHERENPEPPGPMPVVKTDLKSLDRDRDVVIWLGHSSYFVQLGGCTALIDPVFSSYASPFFFSTRAFAGTNIYTADDMPHIDYLLISHDHWDHLDYPTVMALKPKTGKVVTGLGVGEHFARWGFPDDMVHEADWDSSLKLDDSLTVHVLTARHFSGRWLDRNKTLWTSFALETPSRRIFYSGDSGYGPHFKEIGRRFGGFDLVMLDSGQYNENWKYVHMTPESSAQAALDLNAAAALPSHTGKFCLAYHSWDDPFKRFVKASSDKPYRHITPEIGEVVDLADRQQVFANWWETDLG comes from the coding sequence ATGGATGATGCAGGCAAAATCAACAACCGGATTGACCGGAAACGTAGAAGGTTTCTCAAGTATGCGGTGCCCGGTGTTCTGGCCGGAATTGCTCTGCCGTCTTTATCCGGCTGTCTTTATCTTCAGCAGGAGAAATTCGGAAGGCTGCCTGAGGGAGCACGTCTGTCAAAGATTCAGCAGTCACCAAATTACAGCAAAGGGCAGTTCCATAATCAGGTTGCCATCAAGGAAATAGTGAAGGGCGGTCCTTCCGTAGCAGGTTTCATCAAGTATTTCTTTCATGAGAGGGAAAACCCCGAACCGCCGGGACCGATGCCTGTGGTCAAAACCGATTTGAAATCCTTGGACAGGGACCGGGATGTGGTGATCTGGCTCGGCCATTCTTCATATTTCGTACAACTAGGCGGATGCACTGCTCTTATCGATCCGGTTTTCAGTTCCTATGCTTCCCCGTTTTTTTTCAGCACCAGGGCGTTTGCAGGAACCAATATCTATACTGCGGACGATATGCCGCATATTGATTACCTGCTCATTTCCCATGACCATTGGGATCACCTCGACTATCCCACAGTCATGGCCCTGAAGCCTAAAACCGGAAAAGTAGTGACCGGACTCGGCGTTGGTGAACACTTTGCTCGCTGGGGCTTTCCTGACGATATGGTTCATGAAGCCGACTGGGATTCGTCTTTGAAGCTTGATGATTCGTTGACTGTCCATGTGCTGACTGCAAGGCATTTTTCCGGTCGCTGGCTGGACAGGAACAAGACCCTCTGGACTTCATTCGCACTGGAAACTCCTTCCCGACGTATCTTTTACAGCGGAGACAGCGGTTACGGCCCGCATTTCAAGGAGATCGGGCGCAGGTTCGGCGGGTTTGATCTGGTTATGCTGGACAGCGGTCAATACAACGAAAACTGGAAATACGTTCATATGACCCCGGAAAGCTCCGCTCAGGCCGCTCTGGACCTGAACGCCGCTGCGGCCCTGCCGTCCCATACCGGTAAATTCTGCCTTGCCTATCATTCGTGGGATGATCCCTTCAAACGATTTGTGAAGGCAAGCAGTGACAAACCGTACCGCCACATCACACCTGAAATAGGTGAGGTCGTCGATCTTGCAGATCGGCAGCAGGTTTTCGCCAATTGGTGGGAAACGGATCTGGGATAG
- a CDS encoding multidrug effflux MFS transporter produces the protein MSNTIAMENNGQIATGIVFMTILGALMAFTSLSTDIYLPAMPAMAEELSGNAELTITGFLIGFTFAQLLWGPISDSIGRKIPLYIGMLVFAVGAAGCAMSHSIEQIVFWRIFQAFGACTGPMLARAMIRDLFSRTQAARMLSTLMIIMAIAPIIGPLMGGQIVRFSSWHSIFWLLTVIGLMMFVSLFWLPETLAKEKRIEVSLGNAFINYWFLLKHKVFMRFTLCVTFYYVAAYAFITGSPRIYISYFGVDPQHYGWLFAVNIVGVMILSFLNRSLVRHFSLQRLLQIATTVALIAVVAMTFFVKSEIGGMYIIVGMVFVFFSMNGIVAATSTAAALDEVPHIAGSASALIGSLQYGSGIISSILLALFSKGTPWTMTWIMLLFTSAAFLMVVGKIKK, from the coding sequence ATGAGTAATACTATAGCCATGGAAAACAACGGACAGATTGCCACCGGGATTGTCTTCATGACCATCCTGGGGGCGTTGATGGCATTTACGTCCTTATCCACGGATATTTATCTTCCGGCAATGCCGGCAATGGCAGAGGAATTGAGCGGCAACGCCGAACTAACAATTACCGGTTTTCTGATCGGATTTACATTCGCCCAGCTTCTCTGGGGACCGATCAGTGACAGCATAGGCCGGAAGATACCGCTCTATATCGGTATGCTGGTCTTTGCGGTAGGGGCTGCGGGCTGCGCCATGTCCCACTCCATTGAGCAGATCGTGTTCTGGCGCATCTTTCAGGCCTTCGGCGCATGCACAGGGCCGATGCTGGCAAGGGCAATGATACGTGATCTGTTTTCCCGTACCCAGGCGGCTCGGATGCTGTCCACACTGATGATCATAATGGCGATTGCGCCGATTATCGGGCCCCTGATGGGCGGGCAGATTGTCCGGTTCAGCAGTTGGCACAGCATATTCTGGCTCCTTACCGTGATCGGCCTGATGATGTTCGTTTCACTATTCTGGCTGCCGGAAACGCTGGCAAAGGAAAAACGGATAGAGGTTTCATTGGGTAACGCGTTCATCAACTATTGGTTTCTGCTGAAACACAAGGTCTTCATGCGTTTTACCCTGTGCGTCACATTTTACTATGTTGCCGCGTATGCTTTTATTACCGGATCGCCACGGATTTATATCTCCTACTTCGGTGTGGACCCGCAGCACTACGGATGGCTTTTTGCAGTAAATATCGTGGGTGTAATGATTCTCAGCTTTCTGAACAGATCGCTGGTAAGGCATTTTTCATTACAGCGGCTGTTGCAGATTGCGACAACTGTCGCCCTGATCGCCGTTGTCGCCATGACCTTTTTTGTGAAGTCTGAGATTGGCGGAATGTATATCATCGTAGGGATGGTTTTTGTGTTCTTCTCCATGAACGGCATTGTTGCTGCCACATCAACTGCTGCTGCGCTGGATGAAGTCCCTCACATTGCCGGTTCAGCTTCAGCCCTGATCGGATCGTTGCAGTATGGTAGCGGTATCATCTCCTCCATCCTTCTGGCCTTGTTCAGTAAAGGAACTCCATGGACAATGACATGGATAATGCTCCTTTTTACTTCAGCTGCGTTTCTTATGGTTGTGGGAAAAATCAAAAAATAA
- a CDS encoding aldo/keto reductase: MLYRTMPKNGDQLSILGFGCMRLPMVDGKIDEGRAISQIREAIDNGVNYVDTAWPYHDGESETILGKALQDGYREKVKVATKLPTWMVESREDMDKFLNAQLEKLGTDHIDYYLIHALSGPSWNKIKAQGAVDFLDQAQKDGRIVNPGFSFHGLSEDFQPIVDDYDWVFCQIQYNYLDQEFQAGTKGLEYAASKDMGVIIMEPLRGGNLGLPTPPPAVAEIWDEAETRFAPVEWALRWIWNHPEVTVVLSGMNVEEHVKQNMAIAGEAHADSLSPEELALVDRVAAKYRELMQVGCTGCSYCMPCPLGVQIPTCFDMFNKLHMFGNLAEAKHMYNAFAEGTVLQRQPGFASQCIECGECLEKCPQQIAIPEVLKRVVDELENA, encoded by the coding sequence GTGCTCTACAGAACAATGCCCAAAAATGGCGATCAGCTTTCCATTCTGGGATTCGGCTGCATGCGCCTGCCGATGGTTGATGGAAAAATTGATGAAGGACGTGCCATCTCCCAGATTCGCGAAGCCATCGACAACGGGGTCAACTATGTTGATACCGCATGGCCCTATCATGACGGGGAGAGCGAAACTATACTGGGCAAAGCCCTGCAGGACGGCTATCGGGAAAAAGTAAAGGTCGCCACGAAACTTCCTACCTGGATGGTTGAGAGCCGTGAAGATATGGACAAGTTCCTGAATGCCCAGTTGGAAAAACTGGGCACCGACCATATCGATTATTACCTGATTCATGCCTTGAGCGGTCCGTCATGGAACAAAATTAAGGCTCAGGGGGCAGTGGATTTTCTCGATCAGGCTCAGAAAGACGGGCGCATAGTTAATCCCGGTTTTTCCTTTCACGGTTTGTCCGAGGATTTCCAACCTATTGTTGATGACTATGACTGGGTGTTCTGCCAGATTCAGTACAACTATCTTGATCAGGAATTTCAGGCCGGAACCAAAGGTCTGGAATATGCAGCCTCCAAGGATATGGGGGTCATCATCATGGAACCCCTGCGCGGGGGCAATCTCGGGCTGCCTACTCCGCCTCCGGCAGTAGCGGAAATCTGGGATGAAGCTGAGACCAGGTTTGCCCCTGTTGAATGGGCATTGCGCTGGATCTGGAATCATCCGGAAGTGACTGTGGTCCTTTCCGGGATGAACGTTGAGGAACATGTGAAGCAGAATATGGCTATTGCCGGTGAAGCCCATGCGGATTCATTGTCGCCGGAAGAGCTTGCTCTGGTTGACCGTGTTGCTGCGAAATACCGTGAACTCATGCAGGTTGGCTGTACCGGATGTTCATACTGTATGCCCTGTCCCCTCGGGGTCCAGATTCCCACCTGTTTTGACATGTTCAATAAATTGCACATGTTCGGCAATCTGGCGGAAGCTAAACATATGTACAACGCCTTTGCCGAGGGCACTGTCCTTCAGCGTCAGCCCGGATTCGCATCTCAATGCATCGAGTGCGGGGAGTGTCTTGAAAAATGCCCGCAGCAGATAGCAATTCCGGAAGTCCTCAAACGTGTTGTTGACGAGTTGGAAAACGCATAA
- the lipA gene encoding lipoyl synthase: protein MSSKTNSEEYLRIPPWLRVKLPTGNTFNNTAKLLADLNLNTVCQNAKCPNCWDCFSRKVATFLIMGNNCTRNCAFCNIAAGRIDPLDPDEPRRVSEAVGRLDLKYTVITSVTRDDLPDGGAAHYAETIERIRHDHPGCMIEVLIPDFQGNLDALKAVINAGPDVINHNVETSPDLYGTIRPQADYRQSLELLERVKQLSSIHAKSGLMVGLGETDEQVYGVIDDLAGINCDIITIGQYMRPSKAHPAVKRYVEPAVFDEYAEYGRKLGVPHMFCAPLVRSSFNAAEAFEKLKEV, encoded by the coding sequence ATGTCTTCAAAAACGAATTCAGAGGAATATTTAAGGATTCCGCCGTGGCTGCGAGTTAAACTGCCCACCGGCAATACATTCAACAACACGGCGAAACTTCTCGCGGACCTGAATCTCAATACGGTCTGCCAGAATGCCAAATGCCCCAACTGCTGGGACTGCTTTTCTCGCAAGGTAGCCACCTTCCTGATCATGGGCAACAACTGCACCCGCAACTGTGCCTTTTGCAACATTGCAGCAGGACGGATAGATCCGCTTGACCCGGACGAACCGCGCCGTGTTTCCGAAGCAGTCGGAAGACTGGACCTCAAATACACGGTAATAACCTCGGTAACCCGTGACGACCTGCCTGACGGCGGAGCCGCCCACTATGCCGAGACAATCGAACGCATCCGCCATGACCACCCCGGTTGCATGATCGAAGTTCTCATTCCGGACTTTCAGGGTAATCTTGATGCCTTGAAGGCAGTCATCAACGCAGGACCTGACGTAATCAACCACAATGTGGAAACGTCACCGGACCTGTACGGGACAATAAGACCTCAGGCGGACTACAGGCAGAGCCTGGAACTGCTTGAACGGGTTAAACAGCTCAGTTCCATTCACGCCAAATCAGGCCTTATGGTCGGGCTTGGGGAAACGGATGAACAGGTCTACGGGGTCATTGACGATCTTGCCGGGATAAACTGCGATATCATAACAATCGGACAGTACATGCGCCCGTCAAAGGCCCACCCAGCCGTAAAACGCTATGTGGAGCCTGCTGTTTTCGATGAATACGCCGAATACGGCAGAAAACTGGGTGTACCGCACATGTTCTGTGCTCCGCTTGTAAGAAGCAGCTTCAATGCCGCCGAGGCGTTTGAAAAGCTTAAAGAAGTGTAA
- the lipB gene encoding lipoyl(octanoyl) transferase LipB: protein MEFIDLGLIKHGEAEKIQLERLGKVMEGSAPEALFMLEHPPVVTLGRQGGIENLLISEDQLRSMGAEVVQTARGGNITCHYPGQLVVYPVMRIEKRPGGIKKFFYDMEETAIRTAAAFGVTAARSEGRPGVWVGPGKLCSIGIGVKKWITYHGLSFNVSSDMKLFDAITLCGLHGAHPTSLSKETGREIDIEEVKNVFKNEFRGIFKDSAVAAS, encoded by the coding sequence ATGGAATTCATAGATCTGGGTCTGATCAAACACGGGGAAGCTGAAAAAATCCAATTGGAAAGACTCGGAAAGGTTATGGAAGGATCAGCCCCGGAAGCGCTCTTCATGCTGGAACATCCCCCGGTGGTCACCCTTGGTCGCCAGGGTGGCATAGAAAACCTGCTCATCAGCGAAGATCAATTACGCAGCATGGGTGCGGAGGTTGTCCAGACCGCCCGAGGCGGAAACATCACCTGCCACTACCCCGGCCAGTTGGTTGTATATCCGGTCATGCGCATTGAAAAACGGCCCGGCGGAATAAAAAAATTCTTCTACGACATGGAAGAAACCGCCATCCGTACGGCAGCCGCATTCGGAGTGACTGCAGCCAGAAGCGAAGGGCGCCCCGGAGTCTGGGTAGGTCCCGGAAAGCTCTGCTCCATCGGGATCGGGGTCAAGAAATGGATTACCTACCACGGCCTGTCATTCAATGTGTCCAGTGACATGAAACTTTTCGACGCCATAACCCTGTGCGGGCTGCACGGCGCCCATCCTACCTCCCTGTCCAAAGAAACAGGACGGGAAATAGACATAGAGGAAGTGAAAAATGTCTTCAAAAACGAATTCAGAGGAATATTTAAGGATTCCGCCGTGGCTGCGAGTTAA
- a CDS encoding small ribosomal subunit Rsm22 family protein: protein MSIKVSSLFPLPSADVSEILDGYLAVLDRIVPLRAKHMAELHYAIRDLSRSLTGERSSLSNDYMGDPRSLNAYLRYFLPWNLYRLSRLFQGLDIRLPENGTVIDLGAGPLTVAQALWIARPELRTRKLTFINVDRTPKSMREGNSLFEALAGPDTPWRMVNVKGGSTSKIREKADLLVCANMVNEASAGTRIPLPVWAENFCSSMVSKLAPEARMLIIEPGIRRSGRVLSVIREEFIGSGYSILAPCTHAEECPMNGERGKSWCHFNFDSDHAPKWLRELSIRCRLEKDNVSLSFLYVGLPEDSPEQPREGEMLIRTISDSFRLDEGGFGQYGCAEQGQILLSAKNGARTLFPGGLIGMPVPEEEKKDAKSGAMIVDLPQRNKDKKPGPKTPTEKVRKDQQRDTAEKRARSPKGDSGKSDYRSKGKRKG from the coding sequence ATGTCTATTAAAGTAAGTTCGCTGTTCCCCCTGCCCTCGGCAGACGTATCAGAGATACTGGACGGCTATCTGGCCGTTCTTGATCGGATCGTTCCGCTGCGGGCAAAACACATGGCTGAACTGCACTACGCGATTCGCGATCTCTCCCGTTCGCTTACCGGGGAACGCTCCAGCCTTTCCAACGACTACATGGGCGATCCGCGCAGTCTCAACGCCTACCTGCGCTACTTCCTGCCCTGGAACCTTTATCGTCTTTCCAGACTCTTTCAGGGTCTGGATATCAGGCTGCCGGAAAACGGGACCGTAATCGACCTTGGAGCCGGACCGCTCACCGTGGCCCAGGCCCTGTGGATAGCCAGACCGGAACTGCGCACCAGAAAACTGACCTTTATAAATGTGGACCGCACGCCGAAATCAATGCGTGAAGGGAACTCGTTGTTTGAAGCTCTTGCCGGTCCGGACACTCCTTGGCGCATGGTCAACGTCAAAGGCGGTTCAACCTCCAAAATACGTGAAAAGGCTGATCTGCTGGTCTGCGCAAATATGGTCAACGAAGCATCGGCGGGAACCCGCATTCCCCTCCCCGTCTGGGCTGAAAACTTCTGCAGCTCCATGGTGTCCAAGCTGGCCCCGGAAGCCAGAATGCTGATTATCGAACCGGGCATTCGCAGGTCCGGCAGGGTTCTTTCTGTCATTCGCGAGGAATTCATCGGTTCCGGATATTCCATACTCGCCCCGTGCACGCACGCGGAAGAATGCCCCATGAACGGGGAACGCGGAAAATCCTGGTGCCATTTCAATTTCGACTCCGACCATGCTCCCAAATGGCTCCGGGAGCTCTCCATCCGCTGCCGCCTGGAAAAGGATAATGTAAGCCTGAGTTTCCTGTACGTGGGCCTGCCCGAAGATTCTCCGGAGCAACCCAGAGAAGGGGAAATGCTTATCCGGACTATCTCGGACTCCTTCCGTCTGGATGAAGGCGGATTCGGCCAGTACGGATGCGCGGAGCAGGGACAGATTCTGCTGAGCGCAAAAAATGGTGCGCGGACCTTGTTTCCCGGCGGACTTATAGGTATGCCTGTCCCGGAAGAAGAAAAGAAAGACGCCAAGTCCGGCGCAATGATCGTAGACCTCCCTCAGCGCAACAAAGATAAAAAGCCCGGCCCGAAGACTCCAACGGAAAAAGTCCGCAAAGATCAACAAAGGGATACAGCCGAAAAACGCGCTCGCAGCCCGAAGGGAGATTCAGGTAAATCCGATTACCGGAGCAAGGGCAAAAGAAAAGGATAA
- a CDS encoding ASKHA domain-containing protein: protein MEKSLHVRFEDGSVTEIEPSAERSLAQVLFLHGAFREVPLCSGMGRCGLCKVKFESEPPEARKEEQKKLSPQEIEAGWRLSCLHRAEAARVTIPPAKRVVPRITDTSSEQMNGELKLAVDLGTTGLHWAFTLDGETVKSGRELNPQMGLGSEVMSRLAYASIPGQCTVLSKLVTSRLKEIIAGTGQVEEMVVAGNPSMTSILSQHNVEGLCRAPYTLPDRGGNIVNLDTDLPQAYIPPHLAPFVGADITAGIVALNFSKEKPEYPYLFADLGTNGEFVLGLSENRYIVSSVPMGPALEGVGMSNGRTAGPGAVSAFTLSPAGLVPSFIDGEQKDEIPGITGTGYLSLCALLLKAGVLTREGNFAPGNTPLAARLARNITEIHGTPALDLGRDGFFLPAADVEEILKVKAAFNLAMSALLEDAGLAPSELRQIILGGAMGQHVNINDLVSTGFIPAETYGITRAAGNTSLAGAIILANNQKSRDFAATLPDNSKVLELAGNEDFGRKYLERMIFQYVY, encoded by the coding sequence ATGGAAAAATCACTGCATGTACGTTTCGAAGACGGAAGCGTCACGGAAATTGAGCCTTCTGCCGAACGGAGCCTTGCGCAGGTGCTTTTCCTGCACGGGGCGTTCAGGGAAGTTCCGCTGTGTTCAGGCATGGGCAGGTGCGGACTGTGCAAAGTGAAATTTGAATCCGAGCCTCCGGAAGCACGCAAGGAAGAACAGAAAAAGCTCAGTCCGCAGGAAATCGAAGCAGGTTGGAGGCTTTCCTGCCTGCACAGGGCCGAAGCCGCACGGGTGACCATTCCCCCGGCAAAACGGGTGGTCCCCAGAATTACCGACACATCATCTGAACAGATGAACGGTGAACTGAAACTGGCCGTGGACCTTGGCACAACCGGACTGCACTGGGCTTTTACCCTTGACGGAGAGACGGTAAAATCCGGCCGGGAACTCAACCCCCAGATGGGACTTGGCAGCGAGGTCATGTCCAGACTGGCTTATGCTTCCATTCCGGGACAGTGCACCGTCCTTTCAAAGCTTGTCACCAGCAGGCTGAAGGAGATCATTGCCGGAACCGGACAGGTCGAAGAAATGGTCGTTGCCGGCAACCCTTCCATGACTTCGATTCTTTCGCAGCATAACGTAGAGGGGCTTTGCCGTGCACCATACACCCTTCCCGATCGTGGAGGGAACATTGTAAACCTTGACACAGACCTCCCGCAGGCTTACATCCCGCCCCATCTGGCTCCGTTTGTTGGTGCGGATATAACCGCCGGGATAGTGGCGCTCAACTTTTCAAAGGAAAAACCGGAATACCCGTATCTCTTTGCGGACCTCGGCACCAACGGAGAATTTGTTCTGGGATTATCCGAGAACAGGTACATTGTCTCCTCTGTGCCGATGGGACCGGCTCTTGAAGGAGTCGGAATGAGCAACGGACGTACGGCCGGACCGGGTGCAGTCTCCGCCTTCACTCTCAGCCCGGCAGGACTTGTTCCGTCCTTCATAGACGGAGAGCAGAAGGATGAAATTCCGGGTATAACCGGCACCGGTTATCTTTCACTCTGCGCCCTGCTGCTGAAAGCAGGTGTGCTCACAAGGGAAGGAAACTTCGCCCCCGGCAATACGCCGCTTGCCGCGCGACTGGCCCGCAACATAACCGAAATACATGGCACACCGGCACTCGATCTCGGCAGGGACGGGTTTTTCCTGCCCGCCGCAGACGTGGAGGAAATCCTGAAAGTCAAGGCCGCCTTCAATCTTGCCATGTCCGCACTGCTTGAGGATGCCGGGCTGGCCCCTTCAGAACTCCGGCAGATAATACTCGGCGGAGCCATGGGGCAGCATGTCAACATAAACGATCTGGTCAGCACCGGATTCATTCCTGCGGAAACATACGGAATCACCCGTGCCGCAGGCAACACCTCCCTTGCGGGAGCTATAATTCTAGCCAACAATCAAAAAAGTCGGGACTTCGCCGCAACCCTTCCGGACAATTCCAAAGTACTGGAACTGGCCGGGAACGAGGATTTCGGGCGGAAGTATCTCGAAAGGATGATTTTTCAATATGTCTATTAA
- a CDS encoding sirohydrochlorin cobaltochelatase, which produces MKKAILFAAHGSNNRAASSALGNILKMAKERYPDTIIQSAFTSGHILKKLKEKGQSLPTVKQNLEILARNGVTHVVVQSLHVVAGTEFNNISRLVKRVENGETGLEKAVLGYPLLTGEQEIDEVSDLILTLLEERDPEKEALILVAHGSKYSDSGNALYDRFKQRLESKDKNAYLGKLNSEDAVVDISERIKKSGIKKAYMLPLFFGAGNHVKKDMAGEHENSWKSIVASRGIEVIAIPKGIGEFDIFAARWMENLEKAIKKLDN; this is translated from the coding sequence ATGAAAAAAGCCATCTTGTTCGCGGCACACGGCTCAAACAACAGAGCTGCCAGCTCTGCGCTGGGCAATATTCTGAAGATGGCCAAGGAACGTTACCCGGATACTATCATTCAAAGTGCTTTTACATCGGGACACATCCTCAAGAAGTTGAAAGAAAAAGGGCAATCCCTTCCAACAGTCAAACAGAATCTGGAAATACTGGCCCGGAACGGTGTCACCCATGTTGTAGTACAGTCCCTCCACGTTGTTGCCGGAACGGAATTCAACAACATCAGCCGACTTGTAAAGAGGGTGGAAAACGGAGAAACAGGTCTTGAAAAGGCCGTTCTGGGATATCCGCTGCTTACCGGGGAACAGGAAATAGACGAAGTATCAGACCTGATCCTGACCCTGCTGGAAGAAAGGGACCCGGAAAAGGAAGCCCTGATTCTGGTTGCCCACGGTTCGAAATATTCCGACAGCGGCAACGCCCTTTATGACAGATTCAAGCAGCGTCTGGAATCCAAGGACAAAAACGCGTACCTCGGCAAACTCAATTCCGAAGACGCCGTAGTGGACATAAGTGAACGCATAAAAAAATCCGGCATAAAAAAAGCCTACATGCTTCCCCTATTCTTCGGAGCCGGAAACCACGTCAAAAAAGATATGGCCGGGGAGCATGAAAACTCATGGAAAAGCATTGTTGCTTCCAGAGGAATAGAGGTTATCGCCATCCCCAAGGGGATAGGGGAATTCGATATTTTTGCCGCCCGCTGGATGGAAAATCTGGAAAAGGCCATCAAGAAACTGGACAATTGA